One window of the Catenulispora sp. MAP5-51 genome contains the following:
- the ltrA gene encoding group II intron reverse transcriptase/maturase, whose translation MSAEISASPAASGSAPLDPVRALQHTLYRAAKADPGRRFHALMDKVYRRDVLARAWFNVRRNDGAPGIDQVTLSAVEEYGVTRLLGELAADLRGGGYRPLPARRVFIPKPGQPGEQRPLSIPAVRDRIAQAAVKLVIEPVFEADFLPCSFGFRPRLSAHDALQVVIDEAWRGRRWVVETDIANCFEAIPIQGLVHAVEERVCDQSVLKLLRAMLGAGVVTDGVVRSSAAGTPQGGVVSPLLANVYLHRIDRGWDVREHGVLVRYADDALVMCKSREQAEAALVRLRQVLAELGLEPKEAKTRIVQLQVGGEGFDFLGFHHRLVSSWSKRTGRPVTFLARWPADKAMQHARDRIRELSGRNRLGLPPEAIARDVSAFLRGWAGYFRYGNSARHFGKIEQYARQRLVDFVRKKHRRSRGYGWSVLAFQSPNQLGLITLVGIVVAPRANRPWRGRSNAGGERRR comes from the coding sequence GTGAGTGCCGAGATCTCGGCTAGTCCCGCCGCCAGCGGAAGCGCTCCGCTGGACCCGGTGCGTGCCCTGCAACACACGCTCTACCGGGCGGCCAAGGCCGATCCCGGACGTCGGTTCCACGCGCTGATGGACAAGGTCTACCGCAGAGACGTCCTGGCGCGTGCGTGGTTCAACGTGCGCCGTAACGACGGCGCACCTGGCATCGACCAGGTCACCTTGTCGGCGGTTGAGGAGTACGGGGTCACCCGGCTGCTCGGCGAGCTGGCGGCGGATCTGCGGGGCGGTGGCTATCGTCCGCTCCCGGCGCGGCGGGTCTTCATTCCAAAGCCTGGCCAACCCGGCGAGCAGCGGCCGTTGTCGATTCCTGCGGTTCGTGACCGGATCGCGCAAGCGGCGGTGAAGCTCGTCATCGAGCCGGTGTTCGAGGCGGATTTCCTGCCGTGCAGTTTCGGGTTCCGCCCGAGGTTGTCCGCGCATGACGCGCTCCAAGTCGTCATCGATGAGGCTTGGCGCGGTCGCAGGTGGGTGGTGGAGACGGACATCGCCAACTGTTTCGAGGCGATTCCGATCCAGGGGTTGGTGCATGCGGTCGAGGAGCGCGTGTGCGACCAGTCGGTGCTCAAGCTTCTGCGCGCCATGTTGGGCGCGGGAGTGGTTACCGACGGGGTCGTGCGGTCATCGGCGGCAGGGACGCCGCAAGGCGGGGTCGTTTCCCCGCTGCTCGCCAACGTCTACCTGCACCGGATCGACCGGGGTTGGGACGTGCGCGAGCATGGGGTCCTGGTCCGTTATGCCGACGACGCGCTGGTGATGTGCAAGTCCCGTGAGCAGGCCGAGGCCGCGCTGGTGCGGTTGCGGCAGGTGCTGGCCGAACTCGGTCTTGAACCGAAGGAGGCCAAGACCAGGATCGTCCAGCTCCAGGTCGGCGGTGAGGGATTCGATTTCCTCGGGTTCCATCACCGGCTGGTGAGCAGCTGGTCCAAGCGCACGGGAAGGCCCGTCACGTTCCTCGCCCGGTGGCCCGCGGACAAGGCGATGCAGCACGCCCGCGACCGGATCAGGGAACTGTCCGGCCGCAACAGGTTGGGGCTGCCGCCGGAGGCGATCGCTCGGGACGTCTCGGCGTTCCTGCGCGGTTGGGCCGGGTATTTCCGATACGGGAACTCGGCTCGGCACTTCGGCAAGATCGAGCAGTACGCGCGACAGCGGTTGGTGGACTTCGTTCGCAAGAAGCACCGCCGCAGCCGAGGTTACGGATGGTCGGTGCTGGCCTTCCAGTCGCCGAACCAGCTCGGTCTGATCACTCTTGTCGGGATCGTCGTTGCACCCAGGGCGAACAGGCCCTGGCGGGGAAGGTCGAATGCCGGCGGTGAACGGCGTCGGTGA